From the genome of Phyllostomus discolor isolate MPI-MPIP mPhyDis1 chromosome 12, mPhyDis1.pri.v3, whole genome shotgun sequence, one region includes:
- the MT4 gene encoding metallothionein-4: MDPRECSCMAGGACLCGDNCKCTTCNCKTCRKSCCACCPPGCAKCAQGCICKGDSSKCSCCH, encoded by the exons ATGGACCCCAGGGAATGCTCCTGCATGGCTG GAGGAGCCTGCCTCTGTGGAGACAACTGCAAATGCACGACTTGCAACTGTAAAACATGTCGAAAAA gctGCTGCGCCTGCTGCCCGCCGGGCTGTGCCAAGTGCGCCCAGGGCTGCATCTGCAAAGGGGACTCCAGCAAGTGCAGCTGCTGCCACTGA